The following coding sequences are from one Sulfurihydrogenibium sp. window:
- a CDS encoding flagellar biosynthesis anti-sigma factor FlgM, producing the protein MNKLLEEIIKEQEMRRERIEELKRLIREKNYNVPVEEIVEKMLEKFRKKG; encoded by the coding sequence TTGAATAAATTGTTAGAGGAGATTATTAAGGAGCAAGAGATGAGAAGAGAAAGAATTGAGGAATTAAAAAGATTAATCAGAGAAAAAAATTACAATGTTCCTGTTGAAGAAATTGTTGAAAAAATGTTAGAAAAGTTTAGAAAAAAAGGTTAA
- a CDS encoding AEC family transporter encodes MLENLLQIFVFFILGYTARKLKIIPQEYSKAYIDYIMNFGFPALVIYNIYRLRFSLDVLGIIILGWIAIFLTIFVSYLISKSLKLDKKRTVAFIMMSTFSNTGFLGYPFIHSLYGEEGLRYAVIFDNLAMFLPIFLLAPFIINYAKEGSTKINIKKLLLFPPFIALAIGISLKPFDVPEIFLNLLKTLGMTVIPIILFSVGLNLRFSHIGKDLKLLTVNMLVKLFVSPLILLLILLILKIDLTLPYKVAILQLAMPPMVLASIYLIDADLEKDFAVSSVAIGIILSFLTVPIWYFLLNSLGHQN; translated from the coding sequence ATGCTTGAAAATCTTTTACAAATATTTGTGTTTTTTATACTTGGTTATACGGCAAGAAAGTTGAAAATAATTCCGCAAGAATACTCAAAAGCATACATAGACTACATAATGAATTTTGGCTTTCCAGCCTTGGTTATTTACAATATCTACAGATTAAGATTTAGCTTAGACGTTTTGGGTATTATAATCCTTGGCTGGATAGCCATCTTTTTGACTATCTTTGTCTCTTATCTAATCTCAAAAAGCTTAAAATTAGACAAAAAAAGAACGGTTGCATTCATAATGATGTCTACATTTTCTAATACCGGATTTCTTGGATATCCATTTATTCACTCTTTGTATGGAGAAGAAGGTTTGAGATATGCAGTAATTTTTGATAACCTTGCAATGTTTTTACCTATCTTTTTACTTGCACCATTTATAATAAACTATGCAAAGGAAGGAAGCACTAAAATCAACATCAAAAAACTATTACTTTTCCCGCCGTTTATTGCGTTAGCTATAGGTATATCTTTAAAACCCTTTGATGTTCCGGAAATTTTTCTAAATCTTCTAAAAACACTTGGTATGACTGTTATTCCTATTATCTTATTTTCTGTGGGCTTAAATCTAAGATTTTCACACATAGGCAAAGATTTAAAGCTTTTAACGGTTAATATGCTGGTAAAACTATTTGTATCGCCTTTAATTTTGTTACTTATCTTGTTGATTTTAAAAATAGATTTAACTTTACCTTATAAAGTAGCAATTTTGCAACTTGCTATGCCACCCATGGTTTTAGCTTCCATTTATTTAATAGATGCTGACCTTGAAAAAGATTTTGCAGTCTCTTCTGTAGCAATTGGCATTATTTTAAGCTTTCTAACAGTGCCAATATGGTATTTTTTATTGAATAGTTTGGGTCATCAGAATTGA
- a CDS encoding CusA/CzcA family heavy metal efflux RND transporter has product MIDFILRYKFIIIFILFLIVGIGIYSFKSLPIDTFPDPTPVQVNIYTEAPGLSAEEVESLITKKVETSMSGIKDVTTVRSVSLPGLSYVSIFFKDGTDIYFARRLVMEKLSAVKGMLPPQYNPVMGPNSSGLGNVLFYVLTSKTTPLADLRAIQEWKIRPLIMSVDGVEEISQWGPEKAFLVKPDLEKLLALGLSLDDIANAVEKGGGIAGGGFSKTPEGDLIVRSVGYYTTIEDIGNISIQSLDGAVIKLKDIAKIEEGEVPNRRGAFTLNGEEVQGNIILKRVNTNTQELVAKLKERIEEVKKILPKDVDLKVIYDQSYLTQKAIFTIEKALLEGIILISIAMLFYLGNIRAAFLVVLSIPLTLLMAFIFMKNFDISGNLMSLAGLAIGIGLFADATVVVVENIYRHLHETGLSQSGESKDSIVSKSVKEVFKPVLFAILIITIVFLPIFSFESVEGKYYKPLALTIIFALISSLLIAFMFMPVMSYFILKPSKEEETKIMRYINDLYHKILYKLLRYPKAVISIVLTAFIFSLFLLSRIGSEFAPTLDEGAVLVKSFLNPNVSLQESKRVASFVEETAKSFPEVEDAFSNIGRAEKGEPEDVSYIETFITLKPYDQWKNFKTRQEFENALREKLKDFPGVSFSFTQPIQMRIDELLSGVKSTVAIKVFGDDLNKVNEIAFKIEDIVRNTKGSVDVETESQSGKLQLKITPKIDQLNRYNLKTEDILALVGKYFTGYEANQVKRELITFPVIVRLPEDYINDIEKIKNIPIQTKDGYLLTLSQVADLEITPGFFKIRHENGIRYALVQSNLEGRDLGGFVQELKNKINTQIKLPEGYFIQFSGQFENQERAMKRLSIIVPIAIFLIFVLLYINYNSLKDALIVMLNVPFATIGGIVSLYISGYNLSVPAAIGFIAVFGIATLNGVVLISYIRQLLQEGLDIDKAIEKATRLRLRPILITATAASLGLIPILLTSDIGSETQKPIATVVIGGIFTSTMLTLLILPIVYKTFYRVGLKNA; this is encoded by the coding sequence ATGATTGACTTTATTCTAAGATACAAATTTATAATTATTTTCATTCTTTTCTTGATTGTTGGCATTGGTATCTACTCATTTAAAAGCTTGCCAATAGATACTTTTCCAGACCCAACACCCGTTCAGGTAAACATTTACACAGAAGCTCCCGGCTTGTCGGCTGAGGAGGTAGAAAGTCTTATTACAAAAAAAGTGGAAACATCCATGTCCGGAATTAAAGATGTTACAACCGTTAGAAGCGTATCTTTACCCGGTTTATCTTACGTGTCAATTTTTTTTAAAGACGGAACGGATATATACTTTGCAAGAAGGCTTGTAATGGAAAAATTATCAGCAGTAAAAGGAATGCTGCCACCACAGTATAATCCAGTGATGGGACCAAACAGCTCAGGACTTGGAAACGTTCTTTTTTATGTTTTAACATCTAAAACAACTCCTTTGGCAGATTTAAGAGCTATCCAAGAATGGAAAATTAGACCTTTGATAATGTCAGTTGATGGAGTAGAAGAGATAAGCCAGTGGGGACCAGAAAAAGCTTTTTTAGTAAAGCCAGACTTAGAGAAATTACTTGCCCTTGGATTATCTCTTGATGACATAGCTAATGCGGTAGAAAAAGGCGGTGGAATTGCAGGCGGTGGATTTTCTAAAACTCCGGAAGGAGATTTAATCGTCAGGTCGGTTGGATACTACACAACCATTGAAGATATCGGAAATATATCCATTCAATCCTTAGATGGAGCTGTCATAAAACTAAAAGACATAGCCAAGATAGAAGAAGGGGAAGTTCCAAACAGAAGAGGAGCTTTTACACTAAATGGTGAAGAAGTGCAAGGAAATATTATCTTAAAAAGAGTAAACACAAATACCCAAGAATTGGTAGCTAAATTAAAAGAAAGAATTGAAGAAGTCAAAAAAATACTGCCGAAGGATGTGGATTTAAAAGTGATCTATGACCAGTCTTATCTCACCCAAAAGGCTATCTTTACAATAGAAAAAGCTTTATTAGAAGGGATAATTTTAATCTCTATTGCTATGCTTTTCTATCTTGGCAATATCAGAGCTGCTTTTTTAGTTGTTCTATCCATTCCACTTACTCTTTTAATGGCTTTCATATTCATGAAAAACTTTGACATAAGCGGTAATTTAATGTCTTTAGCAGGTCTTGCTATTGGAATAGGGCTTTTTGCAGATGCTACAGTTGTAGTTGTAGAAAATATTTACAGACATTTACACGAAACCGGTCTATCTCAATCAGGAGAATCTAAAGACAGCATAGTTTCAAAGTCAGTAAAAGAAGTTTTTAAACCGGTTTTATTTGCGATTTTAATAATAACCATCGTCTTTTTACCTATCTTTAGTTTTGAATCTGTGGAAGGTAAGTATTATAAGCCGTTAGCTTTGACAATAATTTTTGCTTTAATCTCATCTCTTTTAATTGCGTTTATGTTTATGCCTGTAATGTCTTATTTCATTTTAAAGCCATCTAAGGAAGAAGAGACAAAAATCATGAGATATATAAACGATCTATATCACAAGATTTTATACAAACTATTAAGATATCCAAAGGCGGTTATTTCTATCGTTTTGACGGCATTTATTTTTTCCTTGTTTTTACTTTCAAGAATAGGGTCAGAGTTTGCACCTACCCTTGATGAAGGAGCAGTTTTAGTAAAAAGCTTTTTAAATCCAAACGTGTCTTTACAAGAATCAAAAAGGGTTGCAAGTTTTGTAGAAGAAACAGCAAAATCCTTTCCGGAAGTTGAAGATGCTTTTTCGAACATAGGAAGAGCAGAAAAAGGTGAGCCAGAAGATGTTAGCTACATAGAGACGTTCATCACTTTAAAGCCGTACGACCAATGGAAGAATTTTAAAACCAGACAAGAGTTTGAAAATGCACTTCGGGAAAAGCTTAAAGATTTCCCGGGGGTATCATTTAGCTTTACACAACCTATCCAAATGAGAATTGATGAACTTTTATCCGGAGTAAAATCTACCGTGGCTATAAAAGTGTTTGGAGATGATTTAAACAAAGTAAATGAAATAGCTTTCAAAATTGAAGATATAGTCAGAAATACAAAAGGTTCTGTTGATGTAGAAACAGAAAGCCAATCAGGAAAACTTCAACTAAAGATAACCCCAAAGATAGACCAGCTAAATAGATACAATCTAAAAACAGAAGATATTTTAGCCCTTGTTGGAAAATACTTTACAGGATACGAAGCAAATCAAGTAAAAAGAGAGCTGATAACATTCCCTGTAATCGTCAGACTTCCGGAGGATTATATAAACGATATAGAAAAGATAAAAAACATTCCTATCCAAACAAAGGATGGCTACTTGCTTACATTGTCGCAGGTTGCAGATTTAGAGATAACACCCGGATTTTTCAAGATAAGACATGAAAATGGAATTAGATACGCCTTAGTTCAATCTAATCTTGAGGGAAGAGATTTAGGCGGGTTTGTACAAGAGTTAAAAAATAAGATAAACACACAGATTAAACTTCCGGAAGGTTATTTCATACAATTCTCAGGACAGTTTGAAAACCAAGAAAGAGCAATGAAAAGACTGTCTATCATTGTTCCAATTGCAATTTTCTTAATCTTTGTCCTACTGTATATAAATTACAACTCATTAAAAGATGCTTTGATAGTTATGTTAAATGTTCCTTTTGCTACCATTGGCGGAATTGTATCGCTTTACATATCAGGCTATAACCTATCAGTTCCTGCTGCAATTGGATTTATTGCTGTATTTGGCATTGCTACATTAAACGGCGTTGTGCTAATATCTTATATAAGACAACTTCTACAGGAAGGATTAGATATAGATAAAGCCATAGAAAAAGCAACCCGCTTAAGACTAAGACCAATATTGATTACAGCTACCGCAGCATCCTTAGGACTTATACCGATATTACTAACATCAGATATTGGCTCAGAAACTCAAAAACCTATTGCCACAGTCGTCATAGGTGGAATATTCACATCTACCATGCTAACACTGTTAATTTTGCCCATAGTTTATAAGACGTTTTACAGAGTCGGACTGAAAAATGCTTGA